From the genome of Populus alba chromosome 10, ASM523922v2, whole genome shotgun sequence, one region includes:
- the LOC118046533 gene encoding probable serine/threonine-protein kinase PBL28 isoform X2, which yields MPFGLVSAWNKRRRSKSQDHSDPWVYKPMEFWQLEDQTPQSTKRRHGSSVFTLKEMEEATCSFSEKNLVGKGGFGRVYRGVLRSGEVVAIKKMELPTFKEAEGEREFRVEVDILSRLEHPNLVSLIGYCADGKDRFLVYEYLQHGNLQDHLNGYGKAKMEWPLRLKVALGSARGLAYLHSSSDVGIPIVHRDFKSTNILLNANFEAKISDFGLAKLMPEGQEIFVTARVLGTFGYFDPEYTSTGKLTLQSDVYAFGVVLLELLTGRRAVDLNQGPSDQNLVLQVRHILNDRKKLRKVIDPELSRSSYTLESIAMFANLASRCIRIQSSERPSMAECVKELQTIIYTNSKPMGMGMGMMTFKMV from the exons ATGCCTTTTGGGTTAGTCTCAGCATGGAACAAGCGACGGAGAAGCAAGTCCCAAGATCACTCAGACCCTT GGGTTTATAAACCTATGGAGTTTTGGCAACTTGAAGATCAAACACCTCAATCCACAAAGAGACGCCATGGATCATCGGTTTTCACACTCAAGGAAATGGAAGAGGCAACGTGTTCTTTCagtgaaaaaaatttggttgGAAAGGGAGGGTTTGGACGAGTCTACAGAGGCGTCCTGCGGTCAGGAGAG GTTGTAGCAATCAAGAAAATGGAGCTGCCCACATTTAAAGAAGCTGAAGGGGAACGGGAGTTCCGTGTAGAAGTTGACATCTTGAGCAGACTTGAGCACCCCAATCTGGTTTCCTTGATTGGATATTGTGCTGATGGGAAGGACAGGTTTCTAGTGTATGAATATCTGCAACATGGGAATCTGCAAGATCATTTAAATG GATATGGAAAAGCTAAAATGGAATGGCCTTTAAGGTTAAAAGTGGCACTTGGATCAGCAAGGGGACTTGCTTATCTCCATTCAAGTTCTGATGTTGGCATACCAATTGTCCACAGAGATTTTAAGTCCACCAACATCCTTCTAAATGCAAATTTTGAAGCTAAG ATATCTGATTTTGGTCTTGCAAAGTTGATGCCAGAGGGGCAGGAGATATTTGTGACTGCAAGAGTTCTCGGAACATTTGGGTATTTCGATCCTGAGTATACATCG ACAGGGAAACTCACTTTACAAAGTGATGTCTATGCATTTGGTGTGGTTCTTCTTGAGCTTTTGACTGGGCGTAGAGCGGTAGACTTAAACCAGGGACCAAGTGATCAAAACCTTGTCCTACAG GTTAGGCATATTTTGAATGATCGGAAAAAATTACGCAAGGTAATTGATCCAGAGCTTAGTCGGAGTTCATACACATTGGAATCTATTGCTATGTTTGCCAACCTGGCTTCACGCTGCATCCGCATTCAGAGCAGTGAGAGACCCTCCATGGCTGAATGTGTGAAAGAACTCCAAACAATTATCTACACAAATTCAAAACCCATGGGCATGGGCATGGGCATGATGACTTTCAAAATGGTCTAA
- the LOC118046533 gene encoding probable serine/threonine-protein kinase PBL28 isoform X1: protein MPFGLVSAWNKRRRSKSQDHSDPWVYKPMEFWQLEDQTPQSTKRRHGSSVFTLKEMEEATCSFSEKNLVGKGGFGRVYRGVLRSGEVVAIKKMELPTFKEAEGEREFRVEVDILSRLEHPNLVSLIGYCADGKDRFLVYEYLQHGNLQDHLNGQFIAQNTILIPKSLMAYLVICNCILGYGKAKMEWPLRLKVALGSARGLAYLHSSSDVGIPIVHRDFKSTNILLNANFEAKISDFGLAKLMPEGQEIFVTARVLGTFGYFDPEYTSTGKLTLQSDVYAFGVVLLELLTGRRAVDLNQGPSDQNLVLQVRHILNDRKKLRKVIDPELSRSSYTLESIAMFANLASRCIRIQSSERPSMAECVKELQTIIYTNSKPMGMGMGMMTFKMV from the exons ATGCCTTTTGGGTTAGTCTCAGCATGGAACAAGCGACGGAGAAGCAAGTCCCAAGATCACTCAGACCCTT GGGTTTATAAACCTATGGAGTTTTGGCAACTTGAAGATCAAACACCTCAATCCACAAAGAGACGCCATGGATCATCGGTTTTCACACTCAAGGAAATGGAAGAGGCAACGTGTTCTTTCagtgaaaaaaatttggttgGAAAGGGAGGGTTTGGACGAGTCTACAGAGGCGTCCTGCGGTCAGGAGAG GTTGTAGCAATCAAGAAAATGGAGCTGCCCACATTTAAAGAAGCTGAAGGGGAACGGGAGTTCCGTGTAGAAGTTGACATCTTGAGCAGACTTGAGCACCCCAATCTGGTTTCCTTGATTGGATATTGTGCTGATGGGAAGGACAGGTTTCTAGTGTATGAATATCTGCAACATGGGAATCTGCAAGATCATTTAAATGGTCAGTTTATCGCTCAAAATACTATTCTCATTCCCAAATCGTTAATGGCATATCTAGTAATCTGCAACTGTATTCTAGGATATGGAAAAGCTAAAATGGAATGGCCTTTAAGGTTAAAAGTGGCACTTGGATCAGCAAGGGGACTTGCTTATCTCCATTCAAGTTCTGATGTTGGCATACCAATTGTCCACAGAGATTTTAAGTCCACCAACATCCTTCTAAATGCAAATTTTGAAGCTAAG ATATCTGATTTTGGTCTTGCAAAGTTGATGCCAGAGGGGCAGGAGATATTTGTGACTGCAAGAGTTCTCGGAACATTTGGGTATTTCGATCCTGAGTATACATCG ACAGGGAAACTCACTTTACAAAGTGATGTCTATGCATTTGGTGTGGTTCTTCTTGAGCTTTTGACTGGGCGTAGAGCGGTAGACTTAAACCAGGGACCAAGTGATCAAAACCTTGTCCTACAG GTTAGGCATATTTTGAATGATCGGAAAAAATTACGCAAGGTAATTGATCCAGAGCTTAGTCGGAGTTCATACACATTGGAATCTATTGCTATGTTTGCCAACCTGGCTTCACGCTGCATCCGCATTCAGAGCAGTGAGAGACCCTCCATGGCTGAATGTGTGAAAGAACTCCAAACAATTATCTACACAAATTCAAAACCCATGGGCATGGGCATGGGCATGATGACTTTCAAAATGGTCTAA
- the LOC118046532 gene encoding MLP-like protein 423 has translation MASGGKLEVDVEIKSAAKKFWDNIRDSTNLFPKAFPDQYKSIEILEGDGKAAGSIRLFTYAEGSPLVKVSKERIDTVDEAKKEVSYSVIEGDLLKYYRSFKATIVVTPKGDGSLVKWMCEYEKASDDVEVPHVIKDFVVKNFLEVDELILKE, from the exons ATGGCTTCCGGTGGAAAGCTTGAAGTAGATGTTGAGATCAAGTCTGCTGCAAAAAAGTTCTGGGATAACATCAGAGACTCCACAAATCTCTTCCCAAAGGCCTTCCCTGACCAATACAAGAGCATTGAAATACTGGAAGGCGATGGCAAGGCAGCTGGTTCCATTCGCCTCTTCACATATGCTGAAG GTTCTCCGCTTGTGAAGGTGTCGAAAGAGAGGATTGACACTGTAGACGAAGCAAAGAAGGAGGTCTCTTACAGTGTGATCGAGGGTGATCTTCTAAAGTACTACAGGAGCTTCAAGGCAACCATAGTTGTTACTCCAAAGGGAGATGGAAGCTTGGTGAAATGGATGTGCGAGTATGAAAAGGCAAGCGACGATGTTGAAGTCCCACACGTCATTAAGGATTTTGTGGTAAAGAACTTCCTGGAGGTGGATGAACTAATTCTCAAGGAGTAG
- the LOC118046531 gene encoding WAT1-related protein At1g70260 has translation MRVGSKLGEGAPFTVMVIMEGCTIALTIMAKTVMSRGMSPFVFVVYTNALGTLILLPYSFLYHRERAEQPLFTLPVFLRFFFLGLTGIALSQNLAFVGLSYSSPIVVCAMGLLIPAFSFILSVVLRRSKVEWRCSSFQFKVIGTLVSIMGAISVVIYKGPFIRPSSSSLKLQHSEHQLLVFYSSPDNWILGCMLLAASFFCVSLWNIIQVGTIKLYPQVMKIASFYSLAGTIQCAIFSLIVERDLNAWKLRLNMELLLIVIMAIFGSVVRSSVQISCTRMKGPFYVPLFQPFRIFWATFFGVGFFVNGLHYGSVIGAVISGVGYYTVSWGQMRGDEKQEESVRSSSDEKKPLLQEDSEV, from the exons ATGAGAGTGGGTTCTAAGTTAGGGGAAGGAGCACCATTTACAGTGATGGTGATAATGGAAGGTTGCACAATCGCACTGACCATTATGGCCAAAACAGTGATGTCTAGAGGGATGAGCCCTTTTGTATTTGTTGTCTATACCAACGCACTTGGCACTCTCATTCTCCTCCCTTATTCCTTCTTGTATCACAGGGAAAG AGCAGAACAACCACTCTTCACCTTGCCAGTTTTCTTGCGATTCTTCTTCCTGGGTTTGACAGG GATAGCTTTATCACAGAATCTTGCATTTGTGGGCCTAAGCTACAGTTCGCCGATAGTCGTTTGTGCAATGGGCCTTTTGATCCCTGCCTTTTCCTTTATTCTGTCTGTCGTCCTCAG GAGGTCAAAGGTAGAATGGAGATGCTCAAGTTTCCAATTCAAAGTGATCGGCACCTTGGTGTCAATCATGGGCGCAATCTCGGTGGTCATTTACAAGGGCCCATTTATACGACCTTCATCTTCTTCCCTAAAACTGCAGCATTCCGAACACCAACTTCTCGTTTTCTACTCGTCACCAGACAATTGGATTCTTGGTTGCATGTTGCTTGCtgcatcttttttttgtgtttcactGTGGAACATTATCCAG GTGGGTACTATCAAACTCTATCCCCAAGTAATGAAAATAGCGTCTTTTTATAGCTTAGCTGGGACTATTCAATGTGCAATATTCTCTTTGATTGTAGAGAGAGACTTGAATGCTTGGAAATTGAGGCTTAATATGGAATTGCTTCTCATTGTTATCATG GCAATCTTTGGGAGTGTCGTCCGCAGCAGTGTTCAAATCTCGTGCACGCGCATGAAGGGCCCTTTTTACGTGCCCTTGTTTCAACCATTTAGGATTTTTTGGGCTACCTTCTTCGGTGTCGGCTTCTTCGTAAATGGTCTCCATTATGGAAG TGTTATAGGAGCCGTAATATCTGGAGTGGGTTACTATACAGTATCATGGGGTCAGATGAGAGGAGATGAAAAACAGGAGGAGAGTGTCAGGTCCTCCTCCGATGAGAAGAAGCCTCTCCTACAAGAAGACTCGGAGGTGTAG
- the LOC118046530 gene encoding protein RICE SALT SENSITIVE 3: MDEHLSPLAVTHLLQHTLRSLCVHENSQWVYAVFWRILPRNYPPPKWDGQGAYDRSRGNRRNWILVWEDGFCNFAASTAEINSGDCPSSSVYGNCEFQHYQGLQPELFFKMSHEIYNYGEGLIGKVAADHSHKWIYKEPNDQEINFLSAWHNTADSQPRTWEAQFQSGIKTIALIAVREGVVQLGAVHKVVEDLSYVVLLRKKFSYIESIPGVLLPHPSSSAHPYKVDGYGPASDTWHYQGSNITPQSPTEFYDHFNQVPFKITPSMSSLEALLSKLPSVVPPPQPAAAHHQAAGYCDSQSHYVSSIQRGMEKVAKEEIDEEYTRADHQHDVGESSSSLSGADYRKQQFQQFQDLNVNVRNTSGYFE, from the exons ATGGATGAACATCTAAGCCCATTAGCTGTGACTCATCTTCTTCAGCACACCCTGAGAAGCTTATGCGTTCATGAGAACTCTCAATGGGTTTATGCTGTGTTTTGGAGGATCTTGCCTAGGAATTACCCACCACCCAA ATGGGATGGTCAAGGAGCTTATGACAGATCAAGAGGGAATAGAAGGAACTG GATATTGGTTTGGGAAGATGGTTTCTGCAACTTTGCTGCATCAACAGCTGAGATCAACTCTGGGGACTGTCCAAGCTCATCAGTTTATGGTAACTGTGAGTTTCAGCACTATCAAGGACTGCAACCAGAGCTCTTTTTCAAGATGTCCCATGAAATCTACAACTACGGAGAAGG ATTGATAGGAAAAGTAGCTGCAGATCACAGTCATAAGTGGATATACAAGGAACCAAATGATCAAGAAATCAACTTCCTGTCAGCATGGCACAACACAGCAGACTCG CAACCTAGGACATGGGAAGCCCAGTTCCAGTCTGGTATAAAG ACCATAGCCCTGATTGCTGTTAGAGAAGGTGTTGTTCAACTAGGAGCTGTTCACAAg GTAGTTGAAGACCTGAGCTATGTAGTTCTACTGAGAAAGAAATTCAGCTACATAGAAAGCATTCCTGGTGTGCTCTTGCCACACCCATCATCTTCTGCACACCCTTATAAGGTGGATGGTTATGGCCCGGCATCAGACACATGGCACTACCAAGGAAGTAACATTACACCCCAAAGTCCAACAGAGTTTTATGACCACTTCAATCAGGTACCATTTAAGATAACTCCATCTATGAGCAGCCTTGAAGCTCTACTCTCCAAGCTCCCATCAGTGGTGCCACCACCACAACCAGCTGCAGCTCATCATCAAGCCGCAGGCTACTGTGACTCACAGTCCCACTATGTATCATCTATCCAAAGGGGAATGGAGAAAGTGGCCAAGGAGGAGATTGATGAAGAGTACACTAGGGCTGATCATCAACACGATGTAGGTGAGAGTAGCAGTTCATTGTCAGGTGCAGATTATCGCAAGCAGCAGTTTCAACAATTCCAGGATTTGAATGTTAATGTCAGGAATACTAGTGGGTATTTTGAGTGA
- the LOC118046529 gene encoding threonine--tRNA ligase, mitochondrial 1, whose protein sequence is MCVCPRLLSPLRCFLPSSSLLLAKPPRSLLSSFPSSTTMAASYSHQKDEGYLNTVIPKRIQLFQSIQSEQLSRIQSLPHDSIKITLPDGTVKEGKRWQSSPMDIAKEIGKSVAANALISQVNGVLWDMNRPLEDDCELKIFNFESDEGRDTFWHSSAHILGQALEMEYGCKLCIGPCTTRGEGFYYDAYYGELGLNDNHFKQIDAAALKAVAEKQPFERIEVSREHSLGMFSDNNFKVEIIKDLPPDKTITVYRCGPLVDLCRGPHIPNTSFVKALACLKASSAYWRGNRDRESLQRVYGISFPDKKRLQEYKHFLEEAKKYDHRLLGTKQELFFCHPLSPGSWFFLPHGTRVYNKLMEFIKNEYRRRGYEEVKSPNIYNMKLWETSGHAANYKENMFLLEIEKQEFGLKPMNCPGHCLMFQHRVRSYRELPLRFADFGVLHRNEASGALTGLTRVRRFQQDDAHIFCRKSQIKAEVRGVLEFIDYAYGKFGFTYELKLSTRPEKYLGALETWEEAEKDLAEALNEFGKPWKFNEGDGAFYGPKIDISVSDALKRKFQCATLQLDFQLPDRFKLEYSAEDEAKSETPVMIHRAILGSVERMFAILLEHYKGKWPFWLSPRQAIVCPVSEKSQSYALQVQDQIHEAGYFVDADTTDRKIQKKVREAQLAQYNYILVVGEEEAKTGQVSVRVRDNADHSVMSIESLLKLFKDAVADFR, encoded by the exons CTTCTTGCCAAACCTCCTCGCAGTCTCCTCTCCTCATTCCCCTCCTCCACGACAATGGCTGCCTCCTACTCTCACCAAAAAGACGAAGGCTATCTCAATACAGTAATCCCCAAGCGCATCCAACTCTTTCAATCCATTCAGTCAGAACAACTCTCCCGCATCCAATCCCTCCCTCACGACTCCATCAA GATTACTTTGCCTGACGGGACAgtgaaggaaggaaagagatGGCAATCGTCTCCTATGGATATCGCGAAGGAGATTGGGAAGAGTGTGGCTGCGAATGCGTTAATTTCTCAAGTCAATGGAGTGTTGTGGGACATGAATAGGCCTTTAGAGGATGACTGTGAGctcaagatttttaattttgaaagtgaCGAAGGACGCGACACCTTTTGGCATTCAAGTGCTCACATTCTCGGCCAG GCACTTGAAATGGAGTATGGTTGCAAACTTTGCATTGGACCCTGTACCacaagaggagag GGATTCTATTATGATGCATACTATGGTGAATTGGGATTGAATGATAATCACTTCAAGCAGATAGATGCAGCTGCACTGAAAGCTGTTGCG GAGAAGCAACCTTTTGAGCGCATTGAAGTATCACGGGAACATTCACTTGGGATGTTTTCGGACAATAATTTCAAG GTTGAAATCATCAAAGATCTGCCCCCTGACAAAACAATAACCGTATACAGATGTGGCCCGTTGGTAGATTTGTGTCGTGGGCCTCATATACCAAACACATCCTTTGTGAAAGCACTTGCATGTTTGAAG GCTTCATCGGCTTATTGGAGGGGTAATAGAGATCGTGAAAGTTTACAAAGAGTGTATGGAATTTCTTTTCCTGATAAAAAACGTTTGCAG GAGTACAAGCATTTCTTGGAAGAAGCAAAGAAGTACGACCACAGGTTGTTGGGTACTAAACAGGAACTATTCTTTTGTCATCCACTTAG TCCGGGAAGTTGGTTTTTTCTTCCTCATGGAACTCGGGTTTACAACAAACTAAtggaatttataaaaaatgagtaCAGAAGAAGAGGTTATGAAGAG GTTAAGTCTccaaatatttataacatgaaACTTTGGGAGACATCTGGTCATGCTGCCAATTACAAGGAGAATATGTTTTTGCTTGAG attgaaaagcaagagttTGGACTGAAACCAATGAATTGCCCTGGGCACTGTTTGATGTTTCAACATAGAGTTCGTTCATATAGAG AACTTCCTCTTCGATTTGCTGATTTCGGGGTCTTGCATCGTAATGAAGCCAGCGGTGCACTCACTGGACTAACACGTGTTCGAAGATTTCAGCAG GATGATGCTCACATATTCTGCAGGAAATCCCAG ATAAAAGCTGAAGTCAGAGGTGTCTTAGAATTCATTGATTATGCCTATGGAAAATTCGGATTCACTTATGAGCTGAAGCTATCTACT AGGCCAGAGAAATACCTAGGAGCCTTGGAAACATGGGAGGAAGCTGAGAAAGATCTCGCGGAAGCATTGAATGAGTTTGGAAAGCCGTGGAAG TTTAATGAAGGTGATGGTGCATTTTATGGACCAAAGATAGATATCAGTGTATCTGATGCATTGAAGAGGAAATTTCAGTGTGCTACTTTGCAG CTCGACTTCCAGCTTCCAGATCGTTTTAAGTTGGAATATTCAGCAGAGGATGAAGCCAAGAGTGAAACACCTGTTATGATACACAGAGCGATCCTAGGTTCTGTTGAGCGTATGTTTGCTATACTATTAGAGCATTACAAGGGGAAGTGGCCCTTCTGGCTTAGTCCTCGTCAAGCAATTGTCTGCCCTGTGTCTGAGAAATCTCAGTCTTATGCATTACAG GTGCAGGATCAGATTCATGAAGCTGGCTATTTTGTTGATGCGGACACAACTGACAGAAAGATCCAGAAAAAG GTACGAGAAGCTCAGTTGGCACAGTACAATTATATACTGGTTGTGGGTGAAGAGGAAGCCAAAACTGGCCAG GTGAGTGTGCGGGTGAGAGATAACGCAGACCATTCAGTGATGAGTATTGAGAGCCTTCTCAAACTCTTCAAGGATGCAGTTGCAGATTTCCGCTAG